A stretch of the Nicotiana tabacum cultivar K326 chromosome 6, ASM71507v2, whole genome shotgun sequence genome encodes the following:
- the LOC107817988 gene encoding IQ domain-containing protein IQM6-like yields MGISFSCPFANLDDLNSRLESYLVRTISFGSDGRTTLQPINFVNQIPEQSKMLRSLGSGKMIIEGTLSFKRRELEAKLALKSPVFDKEDKMMIRSDSRRSRDETPDKLHSISEKNSQIVPPEYGEHRDRAALKLQKTYKSFRTRRQLADCAVLVEQRWWKLLDTVELKHSSISFFDIEKPQTAVSRWSRALTRAAKVGKGLSKDEKACKLALQHWLEAIDPRHRYGHNLQFYYNNWLQADSKQPFFYWLDIGDGKEINLEKCLRSKLHQQCIKYLGPIEREAYEVVVVDGKFIHKQSGKLLDTRGGPQDAKWIFVLSVSKILYVGLKQKGTFQHSSFLAGGAALSAGRLVVEDGVLKVVWPHSGHYLPTEENFEEFMSYLEQQNIDISVIQKSPSDGEEAPFIRKESGSSLRNSLSAPDFTKSSEESKAKSSDRGKTDSTRKYCKDAESSIPPLSRRSRGLRPQIAVEIPVKEGILELFKKAGQVEAPKDSMQQSVETPADGYETAEEYLSDTELSVSKKNLFDENEEEYGEPIPKEKIMKRINSHKRMKSYQLANQLSCKWSTGAGPRIGCMRDYPSELQFRVMEEVQLSPRSPFKAGRLHTCTLFSREVTEEKRPSGSETLVYSELVE; encoded by the exons ATGGGCATATCGTTTTCCTGTCCATTTGCCAATTTGGATGATTTGAATAGTAGGTTGGAGTCGTATTTAGTGAGAACGATAAGTTTTGGAAGTGACGGTAGGACTACATTGCAGCCTATAAATTTCGTCAACCAAATTCCTGAACAGTCAAAAATGTTAAGGTCTTTGGGTTCTGGGAAGATGATTATTGAAGGAACTCTTAGTTTTAAAAGAAGGGAATTGGAGGCCAAGTTGGCACTCAAGTCTCCTGTATTTGATAAGGAAGATAAGATGATGATAAGATCAGACAGCCGTAGGAGCAGGGATGAAACTCCTGACAAATTGCATAGCATCTCTGAGAAGAATAGTCAGATTGTGCCACCAGAATACGGTGAACACAGAGATCGTGCTGCCTTAAAGTTGCAGAAGACATACAAAAGTTTTCGGACTCGTAGGCAACTAGCAGATTGTGCAGTTCTAGTAGAGCAAAGATG GTGGAAGCTATTAGATACTGTTGAACTCAAGCATAGTTCTATATCATTCTTTGACATTGAGAAACCTCAAACTGCGGTTTCTCGTTGGTCTAGAGCATTAACTAGAGCTGCTAAG GTTGGTAAAGGTCTGTCTAAAGATGAAAAGGCCTGTAAGCTTGCATTACAACATTGGCTTGAAGCA ATTGATCCCCGGCATCGTTATGGTCACAATCttcaattttattacaataactgGCTCCAAGCTGACAGTAAACAGCCCTTCTTTTATTG GTTGGACATAGGTGATGGTAAAGAAATAAATCTTGAGAAGTGCCTTAGGTCAAAACTTCATCAACAATGCATCAAGTATCTCGGTCCG ATAGAGAGAGAGGCATATGAAGTTGTGGTGGTGGATGGGAAGTTCATCCACAAGCAGAGCGGGAAGCTTCTTGATACAAGGGGAGGCCCTCAAGATGCCAAGTGGATTTTTGTGCTAAGTGTGTCCAAGATCTTGTATGTCGGATTGAAGCAGAAAGGCACTTTTCAGCATTCGAGTTTTTTGGCTGGTGGTGCCGCATTGTCTGCTGGGAGATTAGTGGTGGAAGATGGCGTTCTAAAG GTGGTCTGGCCTCACAGTGGACATTATCTTCCCACAGAGGAGAATTTTGAAGAATTTATGTCATATCTTGAGCAACAGAATATCGACATCAGTGTTATCCAG AAATCGCCCAGTGATGGGGAAGAAGCACCTTTTATAAGGAAAGAGAGTGGTTCCAGTCTGCGTAATAGTTTATCGGCACCAGATTTCACCAAATCTAGTGAAGAGAGCAAAGCCAAAAGCTCAGACAGGGGGAAGACAGATTCTACTAGAAAGTATTGCAAGGACGCAGAGAGTTCAATACCACCATTGTCGAGACGATCCCGAGGATTAAGACCCCAAATTGCAGTAGAAATACCAGTAAAGGAAGGCATACTTGAGCTGTTCAAGAAGGCAGGACAAGTGGAAGCGCCAAAGGACAGCATGCAGCAGTCAGTGGAAACTCCTGCAGATGGATACGAAACAGCAGAAGAATATTTATCAGATACAGAGTTGTCAGTTTCAAAGaagaacttatttgatgaaaatGAAGAAGAGTATGGAGAACCTATCCCAAAAGAGAAGATAATGAAGAGAATAAATTCACACAAAAGAATGAAGTCATATCAGTTGGCTAATCAGTTATCATGCAAATGGAGTACAGGAGCTGGACCTCGGATAGGATGTATGAGGGACTATCCATCAGAGCTCCAATTTCGCGTTATGGAGGAGGTGCAATTGTCTCCAAGATCTCCATTCAAAGCTGGTCGACTTCATACTTGTACACTTTTTTCTAGAGAAGTAACCGAGGAGAAAAGACCTTCAGGTTCTGAAACACTAGTATATTCTGAATTAGTAGAGTAG